Proteins encoded by one window of Lathyrus oleraceus cultivar Zhongwan6 chromosome 1, CAAS_Psat_ZW6_1.0, whole genome shotgun sequence:
- the LOC127121167 gene encoding polygalacturonase QRT3: MLLMARISPLWFMLLIMLCFNATNAYKGKFPLNTLSSGTHHEAMPQLNSFKASFTKHDSIASPPFSFSPSPMQSQDLKKPHEYLVTSYGGDPTGNSDSTEALLAAMADAAKGPSKGFLMNGIIDLGGAQINLQGGNYLISKPLQFPMAGVGNLMIHGGTIKASNNFPSNKNLIDLSNIGSTSSSYNYEYITLKDLFLDSNFKGGGISITNSLRINIDNCYITHFTTNGILVHGGHETYIRNSFIGQHITAGGDKNERKFSGIGINLQGNDNAITDVVIFSAAIGIMVTGQANMISGVHCYNKASAFGGTGIYLKLPGLTQTRIVNSYMDYTNIIAEDPVQLHISSSFFFGDANIVLKSIKGIVNGLNIVDNMFSGTNHGVEIVKLDTSITPFNQIKQVFVERNVVNGMNLKATSAMISLHGNGTSWIADFNKVLIFPNLIRNVQYSLSASGNMFPNHAIRNVSKNCVSIETNEVVTANVFVKVDQCVTS; encoded by the exons ATGCTCTTAATGGCAAGAATAAGTCCATTGTGGTTTATGCTTTTGATCATGCTATGTTTCAATGCAACTAATGCTTATAAGGGTAAATTTCCTCTGAACACTCTTTCTAGTGGCACTCATCATGAAGCTATGCCTCAATTGAATTCATTCAAAGCCTCTTTCACTAAACATGATTCCATTGCTTCACCACCATTTTCCTTTTCACCTTCTCCTATGCAATCACAG GATCTCAAGAAACCACATGAGTACCTTGTGACATCTTATGGTGGTGATCCAACAGGAAATTCAgatagcactgaggctcttctTGCAGCCATGGCAGATGCTGCAAAAGGTCCAAGTAAAGGGTTTTTGATGAATGGCATAATTGACCTTGGAGGTGCTCAGATTAATCTTCAAGGTGGAAATTACTTGATCAGCAAACCTTTGCAGTTTCCAATGGCTGGTGTTGGAAATCTCATG ATACATGGAGGAACAATAAAAGCCTCCAACAACTTTCCATCAAACAAAAATCTAATTGATTTATCAAACATTGGTTCAACCTCATCCTCCTACAACTATGAATACATAACTCTCAAGGATCTTTTTCTAGACTCAAACTTCAAAGGTGGAGGAATTTCAATCACAAACTCACTGAGAATCAACATAGACAATTGTTACATCACACATTTCACTACAAATGGAATTTTAGTCCATGGTGGCCATGAAACATACATAAGAAACTCTTTTATTGGACAGCATATAACTGCAGGAGGTGACAAAAATGAAAGAAAATTTTCAGGAATTGGAATTAACCTTCAAGGGAATGATAATGCAATAACAGATGTTGTTATTTTCTCGGCTGCTATTGGAATTATGGTTACTGGTCAAGCTAACATGATTTCTGGTGTTCATTGTTATAATAAAGCTAGTGCATTTGGTGGTACAGGAATTTATTTGAAACTACCAG GTTTAACACAAACCAGGATTGTAAATTCTTACATGGACTACACAAACATTATTGCTGAAGATCCTGTTCAACTTCACATCTCAAGTAGTTTCTTCTTCGGTGATGCAAACATTGTTCTAAAATCAATCAAAGGTATTGTGAATGGTCTCAACATTGTTGACAACATGTTTTCTGGAACAAACCATGGTGTTGAAATTGTGAAGTTAGACACATCAATTACTCCTTTTAATCAAATTAAACAAGTTTTTGTTGAAAGAAATGTTGTGAATGGTATGAATTTAAAGGCTACTTCAGCAATGATATCTTTGCATGGAAATGGAACTTCATGGATTGCTGATTTTAACAAAGTTTTGATTTTTCCTAACCTTATAAGAAATGTTCAATACTCTTTAAGTGCTAGTGGTAACATGTTTCCAAATCATGCTATTAGAAATGTGTCTAAGAATTGTGTTTCTATTGAAACAAATGAGGTTGTCACTGCAAATGTTTTTGTCAAAGTGGATCAATGTGTTACAAGTTGA